A genome region from Arachidicoccus soli includes the following:
- a CDS encoding glycoside hydrolase family 88/105 protein codes for MRKKRIIELSVIICCFAFTQLPAQKSRDYLKNFPKGDSPQEIGKRIADHFVGTLNSFLIQDKPPHYVHYPVTITWFGSLEFAAITKDKTLQQELADAFQPLEGNRASMLPVPDHVDFAVFGIVPFALYRQTHDKKYLNLATSYADKQWGKPFGKKATPTSYYYYKKGFSWETRMWIDDMYMITSLQTQAYLTTGKKIYLHRAAKEMTHYLDSLQQPNGLFYHAPDVPFFWGRGNGWMAVGMTEMLRVLPKNSPDRPRILKGYRSMMQALLKYQAPTGMWRQLVDDATAWEETSATGMFTYAFITGVKEGWLDKDTYGPAARKAWLALISYIDNNNIRNVCEGTNKKNDRQYYLNRKKNTGDLHGQAPLLWCATALLR; via the coding sequence ATGCGAAAAAAAAGAATTATAGAGTTGTCAGTAATAATATGCTGCTTTGCTTTTACACAGTTACCTGCCCAAAAAAGTAGGGACTATTTGAAAAATTTCCCCAAAGGAGATTCTCCTCAAGAGATTGGTAAACGAATTGCCGATCACTTTGTTGGTACATTGAACAGTTTTTTGATTCAAGATAAACCGCCACATTATGTTCATTATCCGGTAACTATTACTTGGTTTGGCTCCTTAGAATTTGCTGCCATAACTAAAGACAAAACTTTACAGCAAGAATTAGCGGATGCCTTTCAACCCCTTGAAGGGAATAGGGCAAGCATGCTGCCTGTTCCGGATCATGTAGATTTTGCGGTATTTGGTATTGTCCCATTTGCACTTTACAGACAGACGCATGATAAAAAATATCTGAATCTGGCAACTTCATATGCAGACAAGCAATGGGGAAAGCCCTTTGGCAAAAAGGCTACGCCAACTTCTTACTATTATTATAAAAAAGGCTTTTCTTGGGAAACCCGTATGTGGATTGATGATATGTATATGATTACTTCGCTTCAGACTCAGGCATATCTCACAACAGGTAAGAAGATATATCTTCATCGTGCGGCTAAAGAAATGACACATTATCTAGATTCATTACAACAACCTAACGGTCTATTTTATCACGCCCCGGATGTACCCTTTTTCTGGGGGCGAGGTAATGGATGGATGGCTGTTGGTATGACAGAAATGCTTCGAGTCTTACCTAAAAATTCTCCCGACCGTCCAAGAATTCTAAAGGGGTATCGCTCGATGATGCAAGCTTTATTAAAATATCAGGCGCCTACTGGCATGTGGCGGCAGTTGGTTGATGATGCTACTGCTTGGGAGGAGACTTCTGCTACTGGTATGTTTACCTATGCATTCATAACAGGTGTAAAAGAAGGCTGGCTTGATAAGGATACCTATGGGCCGGCCGCTAGAAAAGCTTGGTTGGCATTGATTAGTTATATCGATAATAATAATATTCGTAACGTATGCGAAGGAACCAATAAGAAAAATGACCGGCAGTATTACCTCAATAGAAAAAAGAATACTGGCGACTTACACGGCCAGGCTCCTTTGTTATGGTGTGCAACAGCGCTCCTTCGTTAA
- a CDS encoding formylglycine-generating enzyme family protein, protein MENKNQPACCTASRGSENPLAPTKLDVVPKPVNNNNMIPLPGGSFLMGTEDEEGFLADGEGPIRAIKLKPFYISPTAVTNLQFQEFIQATGYITDAEKYEWSFVFDGLLSEKIKNTDPQVAANAPWWCVIPGARWNQPEGPDSHINDRMNHPVVHVSWNDAMTYCQWAAKRLPTEAEWEYAARGSLVQNKYPWGNELTPDGEHRCNIWQGSFPEYNSLEDGFLGTAPVDSFKPNDFGLYNVAGNVWEWCSDWFSATFHINGTIENPKGPVKGETKVMRGGSFLCHKSYCNRYRVAARSSNTSDSSASNLGFRCAMDL, encoded by the coding sequence ATGGAAAATAAAAATCAACCAGCTTGTTGTACAGCTTCGCGTGGATCGGAAAATCCTTTAGCGCCCACTAAATTAGATGTGGTGCCAAAGCCAGTCAACAATAATAATATGATACCGTTGCCGGGAGGTAGTTTTTTAATGGGGACGGAAGATGAAGAAGGGTTTCTTGCTGATGGAGAAGGGCCAATAAGAGCAATAAAACTAAAGCCTTTTTATATATCCCCAACAGCAGTGACTAACCTACAGTTTCAGGAGTTCATTCAGGCAACAGGATATATAACTGATGCAGAAAAATATGAATGGTCATTCGTTTTTGATGGACTTCTTTCCGAAAAAATAAAAAATACGGATCCGCAGGTGGCAGCAAATGCACCTTGGTGGTGTGTAATTCCTGGTGCAAGATGGAATCAGCCGGAGGGCCCAGATAGTCATATTAATGATAGAATGAACCACCCCGTGGTACACGTGTCTTGGAATGATGCTATGACTTATTGCCAATGGGCGGCTAAAAGATTGCCTACTGAAGCCGAATGGGAATATGCTGCAAGGGGTAGTTTGGTCCAAAATAAGTATCCTTGGGGGAATGAGTTAACACCAGATGGTGAACATCGTTGTAATATTTGGCAAGGCTCTTTTCCCGAATATAATAGTTTAGAGGATGGCTTTTTGGGCACAGCACCTGTAGATAGTTTTAAGCCCAATGATTTTGGACTCTACAATGTTGCGGGCAATGTATGGGAATGGTGTAGTGATTGGTTTAGCGCTACTTTTCATATTAATGGAACAATAGAAAATCCTAAAGGCCCGGTGAAAGGAGAAACTAAAGTGATGCGTGGAGGATCTTTTCTTTGCCATAAATCTTATTGCAATAGATACAGAGTTGCGGCACGTTCTTCAAATACTTCCGATAGCTCTGCGTCTAATTTAGGGTTTAGATGTGCGATGGACTTATAA
- a CDS encoding sulfatase family protein, which produces MDNITRKAALERLGILGLTPFVPKGLKSFSKYSAPQKKPNIVLVLCDQLRADACKREGFGLDTMPFIDSLAENGTWFDKSYCAFPACVPSRTAMLTGRTPNATRVRSNWNIQDATYSKSLIDVLNEQKYKTGIVGKTEHSFMHLHPEKFDYFKTYSHLGEPQVDDPQLKEVNKYLRGTHFYADFKAAPFAAEMEQPARIVSDGIGWIKTLKGKEDPFFLYISIPEPHNPYEVAEPYFSMFPPDKLPPMAAGEADLKVKGKKLKMQHQLEKMGYGDYEKHIPRIRSNYYGMLRLIDDQMKRFFDFLKQEALYENTIFLFVADHGDYTGEYGLIKKGAGVPECLTRIPMVWHGPKISKNKAPHNAHVSNIDILPTICDIIGQELPDGVIGRSLWPLLQGKDYPKAEFSSIIVQQGFGGRDYTSVHQLDPYKEGCLAKGKNEFDELNSYSQSGTLRMLRKDEWKLEYDMQGNGRMYHLAKDKGEINDLFQDKKYESKKMELLQDMMAWELRTQDPLPLPRNRYIYRGDTHNYWSPYKDPDVM; this is translated from the coding sequence ATGGATAATATTACGCGCAAAGCTGCATTAGAGCGTTTAGGTATTTTAGGGTTGACACCGTTTGTTCCAAAAGGGCTAAAATCCTTTTCTAAATATAGTGCTCCGCAAAAGAAGCCCAATATTGTCTTGGTCTTATGTGACCAACTACGTGCCGATGCCTGTAAGCGAGAAGGTTTTGGGTTGGACACGATGCCTTTTATAGATAGCTTGGCGGAGAATGGTACATGGTTTGACAAGTCTTATTGTGCTTTTCCTGCCTGTGTTCCCAGTCGGACGGCTATGTTAACAGGCCGCACACCCAATGCGACGCGTGTAAGGTCCAATTGGAATATACAAGATGCGACCTATTCCAAAAGTCTTATTGATGTATTGAATGAACAAAAATATAAGACGGGTATTGTAGGTAAAACGGAACATTCCTTTATGCATTTACATCCGGAGAAATTTGATTATTTCAAAACATATTCTCATCTTGGAGAACCTCAGGTAGATGACCCTCAGCTTAAAGAGGTAAATAAATACTTACGCGGTACGCATTTTTATGCAGATTTTAAAGCTGCACCATTTGCTGCAGAGATGGAACAGCCTGCAAGAATTGTTTCAGATGGAATCGGTTGGATAAAAACACTAAAGGGAAAAGAAGACCCCTTTTTTCTTTATATTTCTATTCCCGAACCGCATAATCCTTATGAGGTTGCAGAGCCCTATTTTTCAATGTTTCCACCAGATAAGCTTCCACCAATGGCTGCAGGAGAAGCAGATTTGAAAGTAAAGGGAAAGAAGCTAAAGATGCAGCATCAACTGGAAAAAATGGGTTATGGTGATTATGAAAAACATATTCCAAGAATACGGAGTAATTATTATGGAATGCTTCGATTGATCGACGACCAAATGAAACGTTTTTTCGATTTTTTGAAACAGGAAGCATTGTATGAAAATACGATCTTTCTATTTGTTGCCGACCATGGGGATTATACAGGGGAATATGGATTAATCAAAAAAGGAGCTGGGGTACCTGAATGTTTAACTCGGATTCCAATGGTTTGGCACGGCCCTAAGATATCAAAAAACAAAGCGCCCCATAATGCCCACGTCTCCAATATAGATATACTGCCCACGATCTGTGATATTATCGGACAGGAATTGCCTGATGGGGTTATAGGGCGTAGCCTATGGCCGCTGCTGCAAGGGAAAGATTATCCAAAGGCAGAGTTCTCCAGTATTATAGTACAACAAGGCTTTGGAGGACGTGACTATACGAGTGTACATCAGTTAGATCCTTATAAGGAAGGATGCCTTGCTAAAGGAAAGAATGAATTTGACGAACTGAACAGTTATTCCCAAAGCGGAACATTAAGAATGTTGAGAAAAGATGAATGGAAATTAGAGTATGACATGCAAGGCAATGGACGCATGTATCATCTAGCAAAAGACAAAGGAGAAATAAATGATTTGTTTCAAGACAAAAAATATGAAAGTAAAAAGATGGAACTGTTGCAGGACATGATGGCCTGGGAGTTGCGAACGCAGGATCCCTTACCACTTCCCAGAAATAGATATATTTACAGAGGAGATACACATAATTATTGGTCGCCTTATAAGGATCCAGATGTGATGTAA